The following proteins come from a genomic window of Diorhabda carinulata isolate Delta chromosome X, icDioCari1.1, whole genome shotgun sequence:
- the LOC130900524 gene encoding histone-lysine N-methyltransferase SETMAR-like, whose amino-acid sequence MSEQEVPPSIAQRIVIKFLAAEGVKPAEILRRLTAQFGEKTLSRARVFAWHKQFVEGRERVENESHDRRPRTSITAGNIDSVRQLVEGDRRLTTSDIAIKVGISYGNTYSILSEELGYRKMCARWIPRLLTVDQKLNRFQVCERLLARFREEGDPFLSHIVTCDETWVHHYTPESKQASMEWRKKGETGPVKAKSRLSAGKVLATVFFDQCCLLHLDFLHERRTINAAYYCKILTEVRLAYRRKRRHLPMRKVIILHDNARPHTAALTVQKLEQLGWETLEHPPYSPDLSPCDFHVFGPLKEALGGQKFHSDNEVEAYVRNWLQTRPDSFYLEGIKKLPIRWEKCVSKSGDYVEK is encoded by the coding sequence ATGTCCGAGCAGGAGGTACCTCCCTCTATTGCGCAACGTattgttataaagtttttagCTGCAGAAGGTGTAAAACCGGCCGAAATCTTGAGAAGATTGACTGCACAGTTCGGGGAAAAGACGCTGTCGCGAGCTAGAGTGTTTGCTTGGCATAAACAGTTCGTGGAGGGCCGTGAACGTGTTGAAAATGAGAGCCATGACCGCAGACCCCGCACCAGCATTACAGCGGGCAACATCGACAGTGTTCGTCAACTTGTTGAAGGTGATAGGCGTCTAACAACTTCGGATATTGCAATTAAGGTTGGAATAAGTTATGGGAACACTTACTCTATACTCTCAGAGGAGCTAGGGTATCGCAAAATGTGTGCCAGGTGGATTCCTCGTCTTCTGACAGTTGACCAGAAACTGAATCGTTTTCAAGTGTGTGAGCGTCTTCTTGCTCGATTTCGGGAAGAAGGAGACCCATTTCTTTCTCACATTGTCACCTGTGATGAAACGTGGGTGCATCACTACACCCCTGAGTCGAAACAAGCGAGTATGGAGTGGAGGAAGAAAGGAGAAACTGGACCAGTGAAAGCCAAGTCACGATTATCGGCTGGCAAGGTTTTGGCTACCGTTTTTTTTGACCAGTGTTGCCTGCTGCACCTTGATTTTTTGCATGAGCGCAGAACAATTAATGCGGCGTACTACTGCAAAATTTTGACTGAGGTCAGACTTGCATATCGCCGCAAAAGACGACACCTTCCAATGAGAAAAGTGATTATCCTCCATGACAATGCTCGCCCCCATACGGCAGCCCTGACAGTACAAAAATTGGAGCAACTGGGTTGGGAGACACTGGAACACCCTCCATACAGTCCAGACCTGTCTCCCTGCGACTTCCATGTCTTTGGTCCTCTCAAGGAAGCTTTGGGAGGGCAAAAATTCCACAGCGATAATGAGGTTGAAGCATATGTGCGCAATTGGCTACAAACACGACCTGACTCTTTTTACCTggaaggaattaaaaaattacctatACGCTGGGAAAAATGTGTTTCTAAATCAGgagattatgtagaaaaataa